In Macadamia integrifolia cultivar HAES 741 chromosome 12, SCU_Mint_v3, whole genome shotgun sequence, the following are encoded in one genomic region:
- the LOC122057183 gene encoding dnaJ protein ERDJ3B-like has product MAIQRTKLLLFVCFLSYALSVLGGKSYYDILQVQRGASDDQIKRAYRKLALKYHPDKNQGNEEANKRFAEINNAYEVLSDSEKRNIYDRHGEEGLRQHAAGGGRGSGMNIQDIFRSFFHGGSEEEEEEKIVKGDDVIFELDATLEDLYMGGSLKVWREKNVLKSAPGKRRCNCRNEVYHKQIGPGMFQQMTEQVCEQCPNVKFEREGYFITVDIEKGMQDGQEVVFYEDGEPKIDGEAGDLKVRIRTAPHDRFRREGNDLHTTVTITLVQALAGFDKTIKHLDEHPVDISSKGITIPKEVRKFKGEGMPLHFSSKKGDLYVKFEVLFPTSLTEDQKTKIKAILG; this is encoded by the exons ATGGCGATTCAAAGAACGAAATTGTTACTATTCGTTTGCTTTCTATCTTATGCGCTTTCTGTTCTCGGAGG GAAAAGTTATTATGATATTCTGCAAGTCCAGAGAGGCGCCTCGGACGATCAGATCAAACGAGCTTATCGGAAGCTTGCATTAAAGTATCATCCTGATAAGAACCAGGGAAATGAGGAGGCCAACAAGAGATTTGCAGAGATTAATAATG CGTATGAAGTGCTATCGGATAGTGAGAAAAGGAATATCTATGATAGGCATGGCGAAGAGGGCCTGAGGCAGCATGCAGCAGGAGGCGGCAGGGGTAGTGGAATGAATATCCAGGATATCTTCAGATC ATTCTTCCATGGAggttcagaagaagaagaagaagagaaaattgtCAAAggagatgatgtaatatttgaACTGGATGCAACATTGGAAGATCTGTACATGGGAGGTTCACTAAAG GTATGGAGGGAGAAAAATGTTTTAAAGTCGGCCCCTGGTAAGAGGCGCTGTAACTGCCGAAATGAGGTCTATCACAAGCAAATCGGCCCGGGAATGTTTCAGCAGATGACAGAGCAG GTCTGTGAGCAATGCCCAAATGTGAAATTTGAAAGAGAGGGATACTTTATCACCGTTGATATTGAAAAGGGGATGCAAGATGGGCAA GAGGTAGTGTTTTATGAGGATGGTGAGCctaaaatagatggagaagcagGGGATCTCAAG GTCCGTATTCGTACTGCACCACATGACCGCTTCAGAAGGGAAGGCAATGACCTGCACACAACTGTTACCATAACATTG GTACAAGCACTTGCTGGTTTTGATAAGACCATCAAACACCTAGATGAACATCCTGTAGACATCAGTTCAAAG GGAATTACAATACCCAAAGAAGTGAGAAAGTTCAAAGGTGAAGGGATGCCATTGCATTTTAGTTCAAAGAAGGGGGATTTGTATGTTAAGTTCGAGGTTCTGTTCCCTACTTCACTAACTGAAGACCAGAAGaccaagatcaaggcaattcttGGTTAA
- the LOC122057638 gene encoding transcription initiation factor TFIID subunit 13-like isoform X3: MHDNSPSGSSSTAKPKTGLLQISDASFRRKPGIFQKDLQHMMFGFGDDPNPLPETVALVEDIAVEYITDLVQKAQETASKRGKLLTEDFLFLIRKDLPKLNRCTELLSMHEELKQARKAFDVDEEKLASGE; the protein is encoded by the exons ATGCACGACAATTCTCCCAGTGGATCATCATCCACTGCCAAGCCGAAAACCGGATTGTTGCAAATTTCGGATGCCTCGTTCAGGCGCAAGCCAGGAATCTTTCAGAAAGATT TGCAACACATGATGTTTGGATTTGGTGATGATCCCAAT CCACTCCCAGAAACTGTTGCATTGGTTGAGGATATAGCTGTTGAGTACATCACAGATTTG GTGCAGAAAGCCCAAGAAACTGCatcaaagagggggaagcttttaacagaagattttttatttctaatccGCAAG GATTTACCAAAACTTAATCGCTGTACGGAACTACTCTCTATGCATGAAGAACTGAAACAAGCACGGAAGGCTTTTGATGTAGATGAAGAGAAGCTGGCTAGTGGAGAGTGA
- the LOC122057638 gene encoding transcription initiation factor TFIID subunit 13-like isoform X2: MLSKQKQRVTLNHAAEMHDNSPSGSSSTAKPKTGLLQISDASFRRKPGIFQKDLQHMMFGFGDDPNPLPETVALVEDIAVEYITDLVQKAQETASKRGKLLTEDFLFLIRKDLPKLNRCTELLSMHEELKQARKAFDVDEEKLASGE, translated from the exons ATGCTATCAAAGCAGAAGCAGAG GGTTACATTGAATCACGCAGCCGAGATGCACGACAATTCTCCCAGTGGATCATCATCCACTGCCAAGCCGAAAACCGGATTGTTGCAAATTTCGGATGCCTCGTTCAGGCGCAAGCCAGGAATCTTTCAGAAAGATT TGCAACACATGATGTTTGGATTTGGTGATGATCCCAAT CCACTCCCAGAAACTGTTGCATTGGTTGAGGATATAGCTGTTGAGTACATCACAGATTTG GTGCAGAAAGCCCAAGAAACTGCatcaaagagggggaagcttttaacagaagattttttatttctaatccGCAAG GATTTACCAAAACTTAATCGCTGTACGGAACTACTCTCTATGCATGAAGAACTGAAACAAGCACGGAAGGCTTTTGATGTAGATGAAGAGAAGCTGGCTAGTGGAGAGTGA
- the LOC122057638 gene encoding transcription initiation factor TFIID subunit 13-like isoform X1, whose product MLSKQKQSRVTLNHAAEMHDNSPSGSSSTAKPKTGLLQISDASFRRKPGIFQKDLQHMMFGFGDDPNPLPETVALVEDIAVEYITDLVQKAQETASKRGKLLTEDFLFLIRKDLPKLNRCTELLSMHEELKQARKAFDVDEEKLASGE is encoded by the exons ATGCTATCAAAGCAGAAGCAGAG CAGGGTTACATTGAATCACGCAGCCGAGATGCACGACAATTCTCCCAGTGGATCATCATCCACTGCCAAGCCGAAAACCGGATTGTTGCAAATTTCGGATGCCTCGTTCAGGCGCAAGCCAGGAATCTTTCAGAAAGATT TGCAACACATGATGTTTGGATTTGGTGATGATCCCAAT CCACTCCCAGAAACTGTTGCATTGGTTGAGGATATAGCTGTTGAGTACATCACAGATTTG GTGCAGAAAGCCCAAGAAACTGCatcaaagagggggaagcttttaacagaagattttttatttctaatccGCAAG GATTTACCAAAACTTAATCGCTGTACGGAACTACTCTCTATGCATGAAGAACTGAAACAAGCACGGAAGGCTTTTGATGTAGATGAAGAGAAGCTGGCTAGTGGAGAGTGA
- the LOC122057151 gene encoding uncharacterized protein LOC122057151: MAFSSTPGPKHWFLVAALISIAVSCCKSEFTQDDPAQIVAKALLCFNNKYIYSSCEETYRLKESGNLNVPPQETDQYCNGPCLEETNLVLDCIDGILNNFLFYNKATVQDIRTTLSAGCGYTSERGNFNVAQHMQADYSHASKAPLISLCLPVTMITLFAFLF; this comes from the exons ATGGCATTCTCATCCACCCCAGGCCCAAAACACTGGTTCCTTGTTGCAGCTCTCATCTCCATTGCTGTCTCATGCTGCAAATCAG AGTTTACCCAGGATGATCCAGCTCAAATTGTTGCAAAAGCATTACTGTGCTTTAATAATAAATAT ATTTATAGCAGCTGTGAGGAAACTTACAGATTGAAAGAGAGTGGAAACCTCAATGTCCCCCCTCAAGAAACTGATCAATACTGTAATGGGCCTTGCCTGGAGGAGACAAACCTTGTGCTTGACTGCATTGATGGCATCTTAAACAACTTTCTGTTTTACAACAAAGCCACAGTTCAAGACATAAGGACTACACTCAGTGCTGGATGTGGCTACACCAGTGAAAGAG GGAACTTCAATGTTGCACAGCACATGCAAGCTGATTATAGCCATGCATCTAAAGCCCCCCTGATAAGCCTGTGTCTGCCTGTGACCATGATCACCCTCTTTGCTTTCTTGTTCTAA
- the LOC122057632 gene encoding phospholipase A1 PLIP2, chloroplastic-like yields MDSLLFKSGIHAGLPSPISVAGAFDGRTHPGHVSGLGRSGGGASTNSNGLSLEKSTARASPQRPPSSSRFPFTFPFRSLWPRGRVGKPNDGVALDDAVVIVGNGEDGEAIGGDGAAEENEPFQSGEKRESWALKILHVRSLWSEDSKQGNSGVEELGREEEKEEEEEEEEEEGQAEQQEIKFDRDSFSRLLRRVSLAEIKLYAQMSYLGNLAYTIPKIKPGNLLKYHGLRFVTSSMEKKMQSKNGEKKVTPAQVQETESPEESSDVEGQMKKNEHSTSASVANHIVASAASYLHSQTKSIPPFKSSKAATEDSSPGGEGASDNIDATRSEVASFVATTNSVTAVVAAKEETKQAVAEDLNSANSNPCEWFICDDDQNETRFFVIQGSESMASWQANLLFEPIKFEGLDVLVHRGIYEVAKGIYEQMLPEVHAHLKSHGDSATFRFTGHSLGGSLSLLINLMLLIRGEVPSSSLLPVITFGAPSILCGGDQLLHKFGLPRSHVKAITMHRDIVPRAFSCSYPDHIAELLKAVNTKFRNHPCLKDQKLLYEPMGELLILQPEEKFSPHHHLLPSGSGLYLLKGPGSDTSDAEKHLRAAQTVFLNSPHPLEILSDRSAYGSDGTIYRDHDMNSYLKSVRVVVRQELNRIRKTKREHRRQMWWPFVAPRIIHVGTIVDKNVASDNTGQHQPSLSGIFRNGRPTLKRFSRSVASQHLHLLVVLLFPARLLLLATDALISFH; encoded by the exons ATGGATAGTTTGCTTTTCAAATCAGGGATTCACGCGGGACTCCCTTCACCCATCTCTGTTGCTGGAGCATTCGACGGCCGTACCCACCCGGGGCATGTCTCTGGTCTGGGACGCTCTGGAGGTGGAGCTTCCACCAACTCTAATGGACTTTCTCTGGAGAAATCAACCGCCAGAGCTTCACCTCAAAGACCCCCTTCGTCTTCGAGGTTTCCCTTCACTTTCCCTTTCAGATCTTTGTGGCCTCGAGGTAGGGTTGGGAAGCCCAATGACGGTGTCGCCCTCGACGATGCTGTTGTTATCGTTGGGAACGGAGAAGACGGAGAAGCGATTGGTGGTGATGGAGCCGCGGAGGAAAACGAGCCCTTTCAGTCtggagaaaagagggaaagTTGGGCTCTGAAAATTCTCCATGTAAGGTCTCTCTGGTCGGAAGACTCGAAACAGGGTAATTCTGGCGTAGAGGAATTGGGgcgagaggaggagaaggaggaggaggaagaggaggaagaggaggaagggcaGGCTGAGCAGCAGGAGATCAAATTTGATAGGGATTCTTTCTCCAGGTTGCTCCGCCGAGTGTCCTTGGCAGAGATCAAACTGTACGCTCAAATGTCGTATTTGGGAAACTTGGCTTATACCATACCCAAAATCAAG CCAGGGAATCTCCTGAAATATCATGGCTTGCGTTTTGTTACTTCATCAATGGAGAAGAAAATGCAGTCAAAAAATGGTGAAAAGAAGGTGACCCCAGCTCAAGTTCAAGAAACAGAAAGTCCAGAAGAATCATCAGATGTTGAGgggcagatgaagaagaatgaaCACAGTACAAGTGCATCTGTTGCCAATCATATTGTTGCATCTGCTGCTTCCTATTTGCATTCTCAAACAAAGAGCATTCCTCCTTTTAAGTCCTCAAAGGCTGCAACAGAGGACTCCTCTCCTGGAGGTGAAGGGGCCAGTGATAATATTGATGCAACAAGATCAGAGGTGGCTTCTTTTGTGGCAACTACTAACTCAGTAACAGCTGTGGTTGCTGCAAaggaagaaacaaagcaagCTGTTGCAGAGGACTTGAACTCTGCAAATTCAAACCCTTGTGAATGGTTCATTTGTGATGATGATCAGAACGAGACGAGATTCTTTGTTATTCAG GGTTCGGAGTCCATGGCTTCTTGGCAAGCAAATCTACTCTTTGAGCCCATTAAGTTTGAG GGACTAGATGTACTTGTACACAGAGGGATTTATGAAGTTGCCAAAGGTATATATGAACAGATGCTACCTGAAGTCCATGCCCACTTAAAGTCTCATGGTGACTCTGCAACTTTCCGCTTCACTGGGCATTCCCTTGGGGGTAGCTTGTCATTGCTCATAAATCTCATGCTCTTGATACGGGGTGAAGTCCCATCATCCTCCTTACTTCCTGTTATAACATTTGGTGCCCCATCTATCTTGTGTGGAGGGGATCAGCTTCTTCACAAGTTTGGCTTACCAAGGAGCCATGTTAAAGCAATTACCATGCACCGAGACATTGTACCCCGGGCTTTCTCTTGCAGTTACCCTGATCACATTGCTGAACTTCTTAAGGCTGTTAATACCAAGTTCCGTAACCATCCGTGTCTAAAGGACCAG AAACTATTGTATGAGCCCATGGGTGAGCTTCTGATCCTACAGCCAGAAGAGAAATTTTCTCCACACCACCACCTTCTTCCCTCTGGTAGTGGTCTATACCTTCTAAAAGGCCCGGGTTCAGATACATCTGATGCAGAGAAGCACCTCCGGGCTGCACAAACTGTGTTCTTGAACTCGCCTCACCCACTTGAGATCCTTAGTGACCGGTCAGCTTATGGTTCTGATGGCACCATTTACAGGGACCACGACATGAACTCCTACTTGAAGTCTGTGCGGGTTGTGGTCCGTCAGGAGCTCAATCGTATCAGGAAGACCAAAAGGGAACACCGGCGCCAGATGTGGTGGCCCTTCGTGGCTCCACGCATCATCCACGTGGGAACAATTGTGGACAAGAATGTGGCATCTGATAACACTGGTCAGCACCAGCCCAGCTTGTCTGGCATCTTTAGGAATGGGAGGCCGACCTTGAAGCGGTTCAGTAGGTCAGTTGCATCACAGCACTTGCATTTGCTTGTTGTGCTTCTGTTCCCTGCAAGGTTGTTGCTGTTGGCGACTGATGCTTTGATCAGTTTCCATTGA